A portion of the Myxococcales bacterium genome contains these proteins:
- the atpH gene encoding ATP synthase F1 subunit delta — MIDSNVARRYARAVLELGTEAGTLDAMVRELGDVAKAYAGSEEMRQAFENPLVAIDAKHGILNEVGNKVGASAVTLNLLRMLCDRRRMPALPRIAQLLEEMADAKRGVVHAEVTTAVRLSEGFYDRLRVQLERMTGQKIVLDRRVDPTLVGGVSTRIGDRVIDGSIRSNLQELRNTLLAAEVSRTNGAGTNTASA; from the coding sequence GTGATCGACTCCAACGTTGCACGTCGCTACGCCCGAGCCGTCCTTGAGCTCGGCACCGAGGCAGGAACACTCGACGCGATGGTTCGCGAACTCGGCGACGTCGCCAAGGCCTACGCCGGCTCCGAAGAGATGCGCCAAGCCTTCGAGAACCCGCTCGTGGCCATCGACGCGAAACACGGCATCCTGAACGAAGTGGGAAACAAGGTCGGCGCGTCGGCGGTGACCCTCAACCTGCTCCGCATGCTGTGCGACCGGCGCCGCATGCCTGCGCTGCCGCGCATCGCCCAGCTCCTCGAGGAGATGGCCGACGCGAAGCGCGGCGTCGTTCACGCCGAGGTGACCACTGCTGTTCGCCTTAGCGAAGGCTTCTATGACCGCCTCCGCGTTCAGCTCGAGCGCATGACGGGGCAGAAGATCGTCCTCGACCGCCGCGTCGACCCGACGCTCGTGGGCGGCGTGTCGACCCGCATCGGTGACCGCGTCATCGACGGCTCGATCCGCTCGAACCTTCAAGAATTGCGAAACACGCTCCTGGCGGCCGAAGTCTCGCGCACCAACGGTGCCGGGACCAACACCGCCTCCGCCTGA
- a CDS encoding peroxiredoxin, translating to MGLSLLAAAAGCSRDSKGTPNAVAAEGDLTPGGAAPDFTAKAHDGTELHLAALKGKPVVLYFYPKDETPGCTKQACALRDAWADLEKTGVVLVGVSGDSDESHKAFAAHHKLPFRLISDPDGKLAAQFKVPFRAGFASRQTIVIDKEGRIKKVYRSVDVTTHAKDVLGDLSS from the coding sequence ATGGGGCTCTCGCTCTTGGCCGCCGCAGCCGGCTGTTCGCGCGACTCGAAGGGCACGCCGAACGCGGTCGCCGCCGAGGGCGACCTCACGCCGGGCGGGGCGGCTCCGGACTTCACGGCGAAGGCCCACGACGGCACGGAGCTTCACCTGGCGGCGCTCAAGGGCAAGCCCGTGGTCCTCTATTTTTACCCGAAAGACGAGACTCCCGGCTGCACCAAGCAGGCGTGCGCCCTAAGGGACGCGTGGGCCGATCTCGAAAAGACTGGCGTCGTTCTCGTGGGCGTCTCGGGCGACTCCGACGAGTCCCACAAGGCATTTGCGGCGCACCACAAGCTGCCGTTTCGGCTCATCAGCGATCCCGACGGCAAGTTGGCGGCACAATTCAAGGTGCCCTTCCGGGCCGGCTTCGCGTCGCGGCAAACGATCGTCATCGACAAGGAAGGCCGCATCAAGAAGGTCTATCGCTCCGTTGATGTGACCACCCACGCGAAGGATGTCCTGGGAGACCTCTCGTCGTGA
- a CDS encoding alpha/beta fold hydrolase produces MILHGRVVEQTVDTGRRAAFVKELLVTSGRAPLSIVRKRSADPHRAGGTLGPVLLVHGFAQNRYAWHLPSRSFANALAVAGFDVYNLDLRGHGRSRQLSKARATSLDDYIAEDLPRAVEEVQRASGGGQRIFYVGHSLGGLVGYAGAPDLTGALAGLVSIGSPYHFTRGSKSLQALALLVRGLSVVRMRPHRMPLAVSSLGSVLRTLRPVAETALYPIVRGWHPGALEPEVLAEHLSLAFDRAIVGELVEMLEWANERRFGGRATDRADRFEALDLPLLVLAGKHDDLAPPESVKPGFERSRSPDKTYRTVEAGHIDLLVGREASRGVWSIVTRWLTDRTRTAA; encoded by the coding sequence GTGATCCTCCACGGGCGCGTGGTCGAGCAGACCGTCGACACCGGTCGGCGAGCGGCCTTCGTGAAGGAGCTCCTCGTCACGAGCGGTCGCGCTCCCCTCTCCATCGTCCGCAAGCGCTCGGCCGACCCTCACCGCGCCGGCGGCACCCTCGGACCCGTCCTCTTGGTCCACGGGTTCGCGCAAAACCGATACGCGTGGCACTTGCCGTCACGCAGCTTTGCGAACGCCCTCGCCGTGGCGGGCTTCGATGTCTACAACCTCGATCTGCGAGGGCATGGGCGCTCGAGGCAGCTCTCCAAGGCGCGCGCGACGAGCCTCGACGACTACATCGCGGAGGACCTCCCGCGCGCCGTCGAGGAGGTTCAGCGAGCCTCCGGCGGTGGCCAACGCATCTTCTACGTCGGGCATTCGCTGGGGGGCCTCGTCGGCTACGCCGGCGCGCCGGATCTCACGGGAGCCCTCGCGGGCCTTGTGTCGATCGGCTCGCCCTACCATTTCACGCGCGGCTCCAAGTCGCTCCAGGCGCTCGCGCTCCTTGTGCGCGGTCTTTCGGTGGTGCGGATGCGCCCGCATCGCATGCCGCTCGCCGTGTCGAGCCTCGGTTCGGTGCTGCGGACGTTGCGCCCCGTCGCGGAGACAGCGCTCTATCCGATCGTACGTGGATGGCACCCGGGGGCGCTCGAGCCGGAGGTCTTGGCCGAACACCTCTCGCTGGCCTTCGACCGCGCCATCGTGGGTGAGCTCGTGGAGATGCTCGAGTGGGCCAACGAGCGTCGCTTTGGGGGCCGGGCGACCGATCGGGCAGACCGCTTCGAGGCGCTCGACCTGCCGCTCCTCGTGCTCGCGGGCAAACACGACGATCTCGCTCCGCCGGAGAGCGTCAAGCCGGGCTTCGAGCGGAGTCGCTCCCCGGACAAGACCTACCGCACCGTGGAGGCGGGGCACATCGATCTGCTCGTCGGTCGTGAGGCGTCGCGGGGCGTGTGGAGCATCGTCACGCGTTGGCTCACGGACCGGACGCGAACGGCTGCGTAG
- a CDS encoding F0F1 ATP synthase subunit alpha, whose amino-acid sequence MQLRAEEISQIIKSQIKNYEKAALTTETGTVLAVGDGIARVYGLEGAMSGELLEFPGNLMGIVLNLESDNVGSALFGESTHIKEGMSVKRTGRIMDVPVGEALVGRVVNALGQPIDGKGPIESPHRRRVEIKAPGILARQPVKEPLQTGIKAIDAMVPIGRGQRELIIGDRQTGKTAVALDAIINQKGQGVHCFYVAVGQKQSTVAAVVDKLAQHGAMEYTTIIVAGASESAPMQFIAPYCGVTMAEYFRDTGRHALVIYDDLSKQAVAYRQLSLLLRRPPGREAYPGDVFYIHSRLLERAAKMADILYLVKKGTQVPAGSKTFKGVDGKAHVGEQGHESSKAALEEWNKKGDGEYELVKDPHSGGSLTALPIIETQGGDVSAYIPTNVISITDGQIFLESDLFYSGVRPAINVGISVSRVGGSAQIKGMKAVAGTLKLDLAQYREKAAFSQFASDLDKVTRDMLERGQRLVEILKQGQYVPLAVEKQIVIIYAGTKGYLDTLPVAKLAAYERDLYAFIESKHSEIFETLRKKKQLDKDSEESLKKALESFGKAFGEGKN is encoded by the coding sequence ATGCAGCTCCGCGCCGAAGAGATCTCTCAGATCATCAAGAGTCAGATCAAAAACTACGAGAAGGCCGCTCTCACGACCGAGACGGGCACCGTTCTCGCCGTCGGTGACGGTATCGCGCGCGTCTACGGCCTCGAAGGCGCCATGAGCGGCGAGCTCCTCGAGTTCCCCGGCAACCTCATGGGCATCGTGCTCAACCTCGAGAGCGACAACGTCGGTTCCGCGCTCTTCGGCGAGTCGACGCACATCAAAGAGGGCATGAGCGTCAAGCGAACGGGCCGCATCATGGACGTCCCCGTCGGCGAAGCTCTCGTCGGCCGCGTCGTCAACGCCCTCGGCCAGCCGATCGACGGCAAGGGCCCCATCGAGTCGCCGCACCGACGCCGCGTCGAGATCAAGGCCCCCGGTATCTTGGCGCGCCAGCCGGTCAAGGAGCCGCTGCAGACGGGCATCAAGGCCATCGACGCGATGGTTCCCATCGGCCGTGGGCAGCGCGAGCTCATCATCGGCGACCGCCAGACGGGCAAGACCGCCGTCGCGCTCGACGCGATCATCAATCAGAAGGGCCAGGGCGTTCACTGCTTCTACGTCGCCGTCGGCCAGAAGCAGTCGACGGTCGCTGCCGTCGTCGACAAGCTCGCGCAGCACGGCGCCATGGAGTACACGACGATCATCGTCGCCGGCGCCAGCGAGTCCGCGCCGATGCAGTTCATCGCGCCGTATTGCGGCGTCACCATGGCCGAGTATTTCCGCGACACGGGCCGCCACGCGCTGGTCATCTACGATGACCTCTCGAAGCAAGCCGTCGCGTACCGCCAGCTCTCGCTGCTCCTGCGTCGTCCGCCGGGCCGAGAAGCGTACCCGGGCGACGTCTTCTACATCCACTCGCGCCTCCTCGAGCGAGCCGCAAAGATGGCCGACATCTTGTACCTCGTGAAGAAGGGGACGCAGGTCCCCGCCGGCAGCAAGACCTTCAAGGGTGTCGATGGCAAGGCTCACGTCGGTGAGCAAGGACACGAGTCGTCGAAGGCCGCTCTCGAAGAGTGGAACAAGAAGGGCGACGGCGAGTACGAGCTCGTGAAGGATCCGCACTCGGGCGGCTCGCTCACGGCGTTGCCGATCATCGAGACGCAAGGCGGAGACGTCTCGGCCTACATCCCCACGAACGTCATCTCCATCACCGACGGTCAGATCTTCTTGGAGAGCGACCTCTTCTACTCGGGCGTTCGCCCCGCCATCAACGTCGGCATCTCCGTCAGTCGCGTCGGCGGCAGCGCGCAGATCAAGGGCATGAAGGCCGTGGCCGGCACGCTCAAGCTCGACCTCGCGCAATACCGCGAGAAGGCCGCCTTCTCGCAGTTCGCGAGCGACCTCGACAAGGTGACCCGCGACATGCTCGAGCGAGGCCAGCGGCTCGTCGAGATCTTGAAGCAGGGCCAATACGTGCCGCTCGCCGTCGAGAAGCAGATCGTCATCATCTACGCGGGCACCAAGGGTTACCTCGATACGCTCCCCGTCGCGAAGCTCGCCGCCTACGAGCGGGACCTCTACGCCTTCATCGAGAGCAAGCACTCGGAGATCTTCGAGACGCTTCGCAAGAAGAAGCAGCTGGACAAGGACTCGGAGGAGTCGCTCAAGAAGGCCCTCGAATCGTTCGGCAAGGCGTTCGGCGAAGGCAAGAACTGA
- a CDS encoding ATP synthase F0 subunit B: MALVSEGLASGVAEIATLLGGAVDVDFDLSVFIQIGLFLLLLVIVKPMLIDPMLKLFEERERRIEGAKLDARKMDEESAGALSKFESEMAKVRSSANAERDKVRGEALKAESELLSKVREKSAAKLDAGRKTTAEEVKKARQGLEAEARELGRLLASRALGREVHE, translated from the coding sequence ATGGCATTGGTAAGCGAAGGTTTGGCTTCTGGCGTGGCGGAGATCGCCACGCTCCTGGGCGGTGCCGTAGACGTCGACTTCGACCTCTCGGTCTTCATTCAGATCGGCTTGTTCTTGCTGCTTCTCGTGATCGTGAAGCCCATGCTGATCGATCCGATGCTCAAGCTCTTCGAGGAGCGCGAGCGACGCATCGAGGGCGCCAAGCTCGACGCCCGGAAGATGGACGAAGAATCGGCGGGAGCGCTCTCGAAGTTCGAGAGCGAAATGGCCAAGGTTCGCTCCTCGGCCAACGCAGAGCGGGACAAGGTTCGCGGTGAGGCGCTGAAGGCGGAGTCCGAGCTTTTGAGCAAGGTCCGGGAGAAGTCCGCGGCGAAGCTTGACGCGGGCCGCAAGACCACCGCCGAAGAAGTGAAGAAGGCGCGTCAGGGCCTCGAGGCCGAAGCGCGTGAGCTGGGCCGCCTCCTGGCGAGCCGCGCCCTCGGTCGTGAGGTGCACGAATGA
- the atpG gene encoding ATP synthase F1 subunit gamma, whose translation MPSLKTIRKRITSVKSTKKITGAMKMVAGARLNRAQQRITALRPYAVKTQEVLGHVASTLRADAKAEAEREGPGHEEDLLHPLLTPRTENKVLFLVLTSDRGLCGAFNTNIMKAVAREWSERREKGLEVSFATIGRKGREYLTRRDANIAQNFLRIYEGVDLEKARTVSSWLVDQYEKNEFDAVYIVYNEFKSAITQKLTFERLLPVPTDAQAEGDAQPADFLFEPNGKAVLERLVPMYVEISVYRALLESQASEFGARMTAMDAATRNASDMIGRLTLVYNRARQAAITKELMEIIGGAEALKD comes from the coding sequence ATGCCTTCTCTGAAGACCATCCGCAAGCGGATCACGAGCGTCAAGTCGACGAAGAAGATCACTGGCGCCATGAAGATGGTCGCCGGTGCGCGATTGAACCGCGCCCAACAGCGGATCACGGCGCTTCGACCCTACGCCGTGAAGACGCAGGAAGTCCTTGGCCATGTGGCCTCGACGTTGCGCGCCGACGCGAAGGCCGAGGCGGAGCGCGAGGGGCCCGGCCACGAAGAGGACTTGCTTCATCCGCTGCTCACGCCGCGGACGGAGAACAAGGTCCTCTTTCTCGTGCTCACGAGCGACCGCGGCCTCTGCGGCGCCTTCAACACGAACATCATGAAGGCCGTGGCTCGCGAGTGGTCGGAGCGACGTGAGAAGGGCCTCGAGGTCTCCTTCGCGACCATCGGTCGAAAGGGCCGCGAGTACCTCACCCGCCGCGACGCCAACATCGCGCAGAACTTCCTTCGCATCTACGAAGGCGTGGACCTCGAGAAGGCTCGTACCGTATCGAGCTGGCTCGTCGATCAATACGAGAAGAACGAGTTCGACGCCGTCTACATCGTCTACAACGAGTTCAAGAGCGCCATCACGCAGAAGCTCACCTTCGAGCGCTTGCTGCCGGTGCCGACCGATGCGCAGGCAGAGGGCGACGCGCAGCCGGCCGATTTCCTCTTCGAGCCCAACGGCAAGGCGGTCCTTGAGCGCCTCGTGCCGATGTACGTCGAGATCTCCGTATACCGGGCGCTCCTCGAGAGCCAGGCGAGCGAGTTCGGCGCGCGCATGACGGCGATGGACGCGGCGACGCGAAACGCGAGCGACATGATCGGTCGCCTCACGCTCGTCTACAACCGCGCACGCCAAGCGGCGATCACGAAGGAGCTCATGGAGATCATCGGCGGCGCCGAAGCCCTCAAGGACTGA
- a CDS encoding sigma 54-interacting transcriptional regulator: MAQRPQKGHEAALPARYEPLALLGRGGGGEVWSVRDRILDQELALKLLSADAGEDELMALVREATALSGLEGLGVPRVVAFGTLAGTKRRYLARELAKGRSLDHIFDDADAPPAVSLGAIAEAAEKLTPLHRAGLLHGDLKPANIVVDDDGRATLVDLGLAAPWREGGTRARGLTPRYAAPELLAGAPLTVRAEVYALGATLDQFLRARGDRIPEAMRDALVAVATRATDDEPQARYPSVDELASALRHAAQQPAVKTDANEVDVWPVVGAEGEAARLRNVVESLQDGDVLLLDGPTGSGRTTLLRRLAWTLGVEGLSVAPLEAPTHGALSLDLVELELGAFPRMAGGIVLVDDPLVLTEPVVERLRAAVTDGARVVAAGDDAFAKRLTERAPVLFHVSGLGSDVAKDLVQRVAPSLAVAVQNHLIRRAGGRPGRLRAMLRAMANRPVVSIEDVDALLTGSGGSLAPPASAEEAMTQAERALDVGHLDEADRLLADVRGASLRARRAVAEARLALGRGDARGAMAHLGGVADEVEGTEQARSFRVAQARAHLRLGENAEAAELARRVVESSGDDALAIEALCIQGIALAYSGKDDEGAALLQRACALAEPRDERRLAALAHGNLAILHQRAGNNAEARAAYERSLKAAEAARDAATIALTRLNLAALARGEGDLASALSHLEASVDMARRAGATLALRGALLSLANLDLYLGRYARARGSIASLASERASLPPVSQATLLGLEAELAARSGDADGAAALYDRSAKAWTEQGRPHDAAEAKLERLLLRARGGAALGALTAELDELERSLEPRGFGEHEALAQIVRGVLAVQRQDDARARAAFDRAELESRRSGRREWEWLALDARARHAAALGSFATSKRDVDGALAILEETAAKLPRDLREVFWNDPRRRALREAIVATQLPRSLTTIESPGNSRSHRVMRDESATSLFAGGVLAEDRLARILEVNRELAGELDVRRLLSRVTEHAIAIVGAERGFVVLANERGDLETRSARDRSGDLTTDPHGDFSRSVAAQVVKSGEPVVITRAGEDARLAEAVSVHRLHIQSIACVPIRGFRRSDEGETGQSTTIAERTIGALYLETRQRPGLRFQAELPTLLAFADQAAIAIENARLLDENRSRAEELAGINEELLAAKEKLAAVLGRRTEQLAEARRDLREVRAQIGRHFGYAGLVGTSGAMRKVYALMERVRDAEVPVLITGESGTGKEVIAKAIHATGPRAKAGFFGVNCGAIPENLLESELFGQVRGAFTGADRDRKGLFREAHGGTLLLDEIGELPLKMQAGLLRVLQERCVRPVGGAEEEPVDVRVLAATNRDLSKMVEEGTFREDLFYRLHVVELLIPPLRDRLEDIPSLIDHFLAIFSTRYRRDKKQVGREALRRLMSYEWPGNVRQLEHVLLNAWLMSETNEIEPQDFELPSVSRSLRPAAPSSTPIASKEDWKSSEKGRILAALQACDWNRVQAARMLGLPRRTFYRRLKEYGIV, translated from the coding sequence TTGGCTCAGCGTCCCCAGAAAGGCCACGAGGCCGCGCTACCCGCTCGCTACGAGCCGCTCGCGCTCCTCGGCCGTGGTGGTGGCGGTGAGGTCTGGTCGGTCCGCGACCGGATTCTCGATCAGGAGCTGGCGCTCAAGCTCCTCTCCGCCGACGCCGGTGAGGATGAACTCATGGCGCTGGTGCGCGAGGCCACGGCGCTCTCGGGCCTGGAGGGGCTCGGCGTGCCGCGGGTTGTCGCCTTCGGCACCCTCGCTGGGACGAAGCGCCGCTACCTCGCGCGTGAGCTGGCGAAGGGCCGCAGCCTCGACCACATCTTTGACGATGCCGACGCGCCGCCGGCCGTGTCGCTGGGCGCGATCGCGGAGGCCGCCGAGAAGCTTACCCCGCTCCATCGCGCGGGCCTGCTGCATGGCGATCTGAAGCCCGCCAACATCGTGGTCGATGACGACGGCCGCGCGACGCTCGTCGACCTCGGGCTCGCAGCGCCGTGGCGCGAAGGTGGGACGCGCGCTCGCGGTCTCACGCCTCGCTACGCCGCACCGGAGCTCCTGGCGGGCGCTCCGTTGACCGTCCGCGCCGAGGTCTACGCGCTCGGCGCGACGCTCGACCAATTCCTACGAGCGCGGGGCGACCGCATTCCCGAGGCGATGCGCGACGCGCTTGTGGCCGTCGCCACACGAGCCACGGACGATGAACCCCAGGCGCGCTACCCGAGCGTTGATGAGCTCGCGAGCGCCCTGCGCCACGCCGCACAGCAGCCGGCCGTGAAGACCGATGCGAACGAGGTCGATGTCTGGCCCGTCGTGGGCGCGGAGGGCGAGGCGGCGCGCCTGCGCAACGTCGTCGAGTCGCTGCAAGACGGCGACGTGCTCTTGCTCGACGGGCCAACGGGGTCGGGCCGCACGACGCTCTTGCGGCGCTTGGCGTGGACCCTTGGCGTCGAAGGGTTGTCGGTGGCTCCCCTCGAAGCCCCGACCCATGGTGCGCTCTCGCTCGACCTGGTCGAGCTCGAGTTGGGCGCCTTCCCCCGCATGGCTGGCGGCATCGTCCTCGTCGACGACCCCCTTGTCCTTACGGAGCCCGTTGTCGAACGACTGCGCGCCGCGGTCACCGATGGCGCGCGCGTCGTCGCCGCCGGCGACGATGCGTTCGCGAAGCGCCTGACGGAGCGTGCGCCCGTGCTCTTTCACGTTTCGGGCCTCGGCAGCGACGTCGCCAAGGATCTCGTTCAGCGCGTCGCGCCATCGCTGGCCGTGGCCGTGCAGAATCACCTCATCCGGCGAGCCGGCGGGCGCCCAGGACGCCTCCGCGCGATGCTGCGTGCGATGGCGAATCGGCCCGTCGTCTCCATCGAAGACGTCGACGCGCTCCTCACCGGCTCCGGTGGATCGCTGGCGCCGCCCGCCAGCGCCGAGGAGGCGATGACGCAAGCGGAGCGTGCCCTCGACGTGGGGCACCTCGACGAGGCCGATCGCCTCTTGGCCGATGTGCGCGGCGCTTCGCTGCGCGCCAGGCGAGCCGTGGCCGAGGCGCGCCTGGCGCTGGGGCGAGGCGATGCTCGCGGAGCGATGGCCCATCTAGGCGGCGTCGCCGATGAGGTCGAGGGCACCGAACAGGCTCGCAGCTTCCGTGTTGCGCAGGCCCGCGCGCACCTCCGGCTCGGTGAAAACGCGGAGGCGGCGGAGCTTGCGCGTCGTGTCGTCGAGTCGAGCGGCGACGACGCACTGGCCATCGAAGCGTTGTGCATCCAAGGCATCGCGCTGGCGTATTCGGGCAAGGACGACGAGGGGGCGGCACTGCTCCAGCGTGCGTGCGCGCTCGCGGAGCCCCGTGACGAGCGCCGCCTGGCAGCCTTGGCGCACGGCAACTTGGCGATTCTGCACCAGCGGGCCGGCAACAACGCCGAAGCGCGTGCCGCCTACGAGAGGTCGCTCAAGGCCGCGGAGGCTGCGCGTGACGCGGCCACCATCGCGCTCACGCGGCTGAACCTCGCGGCGCTTGCGCGCGGCGAGGGGGACTTGGCGAGCGCCCTCTCGCACCTCGAGGCGTCGGTGGATATGGCCCGCCGCGCCGGAGCAACGCTCGCGCTCCGTGGCGCGCTGCTCAGCCTCGCGAACCTCGATCTCTACCTCGGAAGGTATGCCCGCGCGCGCGGGTCCATCGCGTCGCTTGCGAGCGAGCGAGCGAGCTTGCCACCGGTAAGCCAGGCGACGCTTCTGGGTCTCGAAGCGGAGCTCGCGGCGCGCTCCGGCGACGCCGACGGCGCCGCCGCGCTCTACGATCGCTCCGCGAAAGCCTGGACCGAGCAGGGGCGGCCCCACGACGCCGCGGAAGCCAAGCTCGAGCGCTTGCTCTTGCGCGCGCGGGGCGGAGCGGCGCTGGGAGCGCTGACGGCCGAGCTCGATGAGCTGGAGCGCTCCCTCGAGCCGCGCGGCTTCGGTGAACACGAAGCGCTCGCGCAGATCGTCCGCGGTGTCTTGGCGGTGCAAAGGCAGGACGACGCCCGCGCGCGCGCTGCCTTCGACCGCGCCGAGCTCGAGTCTCGTCGGAGCGGCCGCCGCGAGTGGGAGTGGCTCGCCCTCGACGCGCGCGCCCGTCACGCCGCAGCGCTCGGCAGCTTCGCAACGTCCAAGCGCGACGTCGACGGAGCGCTCGCGATCCTTGAAGAGACCGCCGCGAAGCTCCCGCGCGATCTGCGGGAAGTCTTCTGGAACGACCCTCGAAGACGCGCGCTACGCGAGGCCATCGTGGCGACGCAGTTGCCACGGAGCCTGACCACCATCGAGTCGCCGGGCAACAGCCGGTCGCACCGCGTCATGCGCGACGAGTCAGCGACGAGCCTCTTTGCCGGCGGCGTGCTCGCAGAAGATCGGCTGGCGCGAATTCTCGAGGTCAACCGGGAGCTCGCCGGCGAGCTCGACGTGCGACGGCTTTTGTCGCGCGTCACCGAACACGCCATCGCGATCGTCGGCGCCGAGCGCGGCTTCGTCGTGTTGGCGAACGAGCGCGGTGACCTCGAAACGCGCAGCGCTCGCGATCGAAGCGGTGACCTCACCACCGATCCGCACGGAGACTTCTCACGTTCTGTCGCGGCGCAGGTGGTCAAGAGCGGAGAGCCGGTGGTGATCACGCGCGCTGGTGAAGACGCGAGGCTCGCCGAGGCCGTCAGCGTCCATCGCCTCCACATTCAGTCGATCGCCTGCGTGCCCATTCGGGGCTTCCGACGCAGCGACGAGGGCGAGACGGGGCAGTCGACGACGATCGCTGAGCGGACCATCGGGGCGCTGTATTTGGAGACGAGGCAGCGGCCGGGCCTTCGCTTCCAGGCGGAGCTTCCGACGCTCTTGGCCTTCGCCGATCAAGCCGCCATCGCCATCGAGAACGCGCGCCTCCTCGACGAGAACCGCAGTCGCGCCGAGGAGCTAGCCGGCATCAACGAGGAGCTCTTGGCGGCCAAAGAGAAGCTGGCCGCGGTCCTCGGTCGCCGCACCGAGCAACTCGCTGAAGCGAGGCGAGATCTTCGCGAGGTCCGCGCTCAGATCGGACGGCACTTCGGCTACGCGGGGCTCGTGGGCACGAGCGGGGCCATGAGGAAGGTGTACGCGCTCATGGAGCGGGTTCGCGACGCCGAGGTGCCAGTGCTCATCACCGGCGAGAGCGGCACCGGCAAGGAGGTCATCGCGAAAGCCATCCACGCGACGGGGCCGCGGGCGAAGGCCGGATTCTTCGGAGTCAACTGCGGCGCGATTCCCGAGAACCTCCTCGAGAGCGAGCTCTTTGGCCAGGTGCGCGGCGCCTTCACCGGTGCCGACCGCGACCGCAAGGGTCTGTTCCGCGAGGCGCATGGGGGCACACTCTTGCTCGACGAGATCGGCGAGCTGCCCCTCAAGATGCAAGCGGGACTCCTGCGCGTTCTCCAGGAGCGCTGCGTTCGGCCCGTGGGAGGCGCCGAGGAGGAGCCCGTCGACGTCCGCGTCTTGGCCGCCACGAACCGCGACCTCTCCAAGATGGTCGAAGAGGGGACCTTCCGAGAGGACCTCTTTTACCGGCTCCACGTCGTGGAGCTCTTGATTCCACCGCTACGCGACCGCCTCGAGGACATTCCGTCGCTCATCGATCACTTCTTGGCCATCTTCTCCACGCGCTACCGGCGCGACAAGAAGCAAGTCGGTCGCGAAGCGCTACGTCGACTCATGAGCTACGAGTGGCCCGGCAACGTCCGGCAACTCGAGCACGTGCTCCTAAACGCGTGGCTCATGTCAGAGACCAACGAGATCGAACCCCAGGACTTCGAGCTTCCGAGCGTCTCGCGGAGCCTTCGTCCGGCGGCTCCGTCGTCGACGCCGATCGCGAGCAAGGAGGACTGGAAGAGCTCGGAGAAAGGTCGCATCTTGGCGGCGCTCCAGGCCTGCGACTGGAACCGTGTCCAAGCCGCTCGCATGCTTGGCCTGCCGCGCCGCACGTTCTACAGACGACTCAAGGAGTACGGCATCGTATGA
- a CDS encoding ATP synthase F0 subunit B, with translation MKRIAWSVSLAAALSLGTAAAWAGPEVDVAPAHGAAAPGGHGGGHAKGGDAHGGGHHELAPINWFDISNKKQPPYLALVVNFALLAYLYYRFGKTPVAEGLKKRREQVAKQIEEAARIKSEAEGRAKKYQAQLDRLDEEAAEAREAIRTTGEADKARVLREADEKAARMERDAEQLVDAEMKQAKRALYEECVEAAVHRAEELLRSKLTIDDQERLAEEFIAQLAAQGATPARGAATAAAAPMQKRGEP, from the coding sequence ATGAAGCGCATCGCTTGGAGCGTCTCCCTGGCGGCGGCGCTTTCGCTTGGGACTGCAGCCGCCTGGGCCGGCCCTGAGGTCGACGTGGCCCCGGCCCATGGCGCGGCGGCGCCGGGAGGGCATGGAGGCGGACACGCCAAGGGCGGAGACGCGCACGGCGGCGGCCACCACGAGCTGGCCCCCATCAACTGGTTCGACATCTCGAACAAGAAGCAGCCACCGTACCTCGCGCTCGTCGTCAACTTCGCTCTCTTGGCGTACCTCTACTATCGCTTCGGCAAGACGCCGGTGGCCGAAGGCCTGAAGAAGCGACGCGAACAGGTCGCCAAGCAGATCGAGGAGGCGGCCCGCATCAAGAGCGAGGCGGAGGGGCGCGCGAAGAAATACCAGGCGCAGCTCGATCGCCTCGACGAAGAGGCGGCGGAGGCGCGCGAGGCCATTCGCACCACGGGCGAGGCCGACAAAGCGCGGGTCCTTCGCGAGGCTGACGAGAAGGCGGCGCGCATGGAGCGCGACGCCGAGCAGCTCGTCGACGCCGAAATGAAGCAGGCCAAGCGCGCCCTCTACGAGGAGTGCGTCGAGGCGGCCGTGCACCGCGCCGAGGAGCTCCTCCGCTCGAAGCTGACCATCGACGACCAAGAGCGCCTCGCCGAGGAGTTCATCGCGCAGCTCGCCGCTCAAGGTGCCACGCCGGCGCGCGGCGCTGCAACGGCCGCCGCTGCGCCCATGCAAAAGCGAGGTGAACCGTGA